In a single window of the Vitis vinifera cultivar Pinot Noir 40024 chromosome 6, ASM3070453v1 genome:
- the LOC100267366 gene encoding uncharacterized protein LOC100267366, translating to MGIKAALKWQILYGSLARRLFLRACLFASVLAIVPLVQIVREARAVEPFAVNFEDCPLDVSSNPLFFRVDYLRPLSALVFPLFGALPCKGPENSTIRVFRELMEMDLLDNEAKTLCVGVGSGSAISALRELGFSNALGVDRHPFFSLLRKRFIYELDFKENSFDFVFSRALDKVSVPALLMLEIERVLRPGGIGAILVGAHDYNSGSLIRSATPVSSFLKSSNVVHVSGINSFTLVVFEKRFDTVSSFEYFRLPDECPSVKNNKPFVKNLESLVEENSGHCDTQLSYLPKFMNISSRNRLIYINIGAGEYVSSSIENLIKPFYTVNSRTSDIYVIDHDTSALSAYVRKPGITFVYHPGLAGRNAISRPVSDEDLSMPLYAEGFDFVHWFKETVVAGDFVVLMMNAREVELKLLFELFKSGAICLVDEIFLHCSEGVDCNTATCKDCMTLFKGLRNSGVFVHQWWGF from the coding sequence ATGGGTATCAAGGCCGCCTTGAAATGGCAGATCCTCTATGGGTCCTTAGCACGACGCTTGTTTCTTCGCGCTTGCTTGTTTGCCTCAGTTTTGGCAATAGTTCCTCTTGTGCAGATCGTACGCGAAGCTCGTGCAGTCGAGCCTTTCGCTGTGAATTTTGAGGACTGCCCCTTGGATGTTAGCTCAAACCCACTTTTCTTTCGGGTTGATTACTTGAGACCCCTGTCCGCTCTGGTATTCCCGCTTTTCGGGGCACTGCCGTGCAAGGGCCCTGAGAATTCAACGATTAGGGTGTTTAGAGAGCTAATGGAGATGGATTTATTGGATAATGAGGCTAAAACCCTTTGCGTAGGGGTGGGATCAGGATCAGCGATATCGGCATTGCGGGAATTGGGGTTCTCCAATGCTTTGGGTGTTGATAGGCACCCGTTCTTCTCCCTTTTACGGAAACGCTTCATTTATGAGCTTGATTTTAAAGAGAATTCTTTCGATTTTGTGTTCTCCAGAGCTCTTGATAAAGTTTCAGTCCCGGCACTCCTCATGCTTGAGATTGAGCGTGTTTTGCGTCCGGGTGGCATTGGGGCTATCCTTGTAGGTGCCCATGATTATAACTCGGGTAGCTTGATCAGGTCTGCCACCCCAGTTTCATCTTTCTTGAAAAGTTCCAATGTCGTTCATGTGAGTGGTATCAACTCTTTTACCCTTGTTGTTTTCGAGAAAAGGTTTGACACTGTTTCTTCCTTTGAGTATTTCCGGCTCCCAGATGAGTGCCCATCAGTCAAAAACAACAAACCGTTTGTGAAGAATCTGGAGAGTCTTGTAGAGGAAAACTCTGGACATTGTGATACACAACTTTCATATTTACCCAAGTTCATGAATATATCTTCCAGAAACCGgctaatttatattaatataggTGCAGGGGAATATGTAAGCTCGAGTATTGAAAACTTGATCAAGCCCTTCTACACAGTGAACTCTCGAACTTCTGATATTTATGTCATTGATCATGACACGTCTGCTCTATCTGCTTATGTGAGAAAACCTGGTATCACCTTTGTTTATCATCCAGGCCTTGCTGGAAGAAATGCCATTTCTCGACCTGTTTCTGATGAAGATTTGAGCATGCCATTGTATGCTGAAGGGTTTGATTTTGTTCATTGGTTTAAAGAAACAGTAGTAGCTGGGGATTTTGTTGTCCTTATGATGAATGCAAGAGAGGTGGAGTTGAAACTTCTTTTCGAACTATTTAAGAGTGGAGCCATATGCCTTGTTGATGAAATCTTCCTCCACTGCTCAGAAGGTGTAGACTGCAACACTGCTACTTGCAAAGACTGCATGACCCTCTTCAAGGGTCTCAGAAACAGTGGTGTCT